The proteins below come from a single Isoptericola dokdonensis DS-3 genomic window:
- a CDS encoding alkyl/aryl-sulfatase, whose product MPTQPKPATPTIAAQQQALRESLPFHDTQDFEDARRGLLGRREPNRITTADGATVWDNDTYAFLTGDAPDSVNPSLWRQSQLVAEQGLFEVVEGIYQVRGFDLSNVTFIEGDTGVIVLDPLITAETAAAALELYREHRGDRPVTGIIYTHSHVDHFGGVKGVTTAEDVASGRVPVIAPEAFTEHAVAENVYAGTAMARRAGYMYGAALARGPQGQVGAGLGQTTSTGGAVTLIGPTISVSTTGQTETVDGVRMTFQMAPGTEAPSEMLIYFPDHHALCTAEDATHTLHNLLTLRGAVVRDPHIWAYYLTETIDLFGADLDVVFASHHWPTWGRERAVEYLGLQRDLYAYLHDQTLRLLNKGWTGSEIAEHLQLPPALENSWHARGYYGSVSHNIKAIYQRYMGWYDGNPAHLWQHPPVEQGKRYVEFMGGADAVVEKARASFDAGDFRWVAEVVSHVVFAEPDHAAARELLADTFEQLGYGSENGTWRSVYLSGATELRDGGFGTPTATASADIVANLSPTMLFDAIAIQVNGPEAWDEKLTIDVVLTDSGDRYRLRLANGVLTYSASAQQGDADLTLTTTTGSLPALALGGVDPAELSDAGIQADGDLTALARLVAVLDPGDPDFAIVTP is encoded by the coding sequence ATGCCGACGCAGCCCAAGCCCGCCACGCCCACGATCGCCGCCCAGCAGCAAGCCCTGCGCGAGTCCTTGCCGTTCCACGACACCCAGGACTTCGAGGACGCCCGTCGCGGGCTCCTCGGGCGCCGTGAACCCAACCGGATCACCACGGCCGACGGCGCGACCGTGTGGGACAACGACACCTACGCGTTCCTCACCGGTGACGCGCCCGACTCGGTGAACCCGAGCCTGTGGCGCCAGTCGCAGCTCGTCGCCGAGCAGGGCCTGTTCGAGGTCGTCGAGGGCATCTACCAGGTGCGCGGGTTCGACCTCTCGAACGTGACGTTCATCGAGGGCGACACGGGCGTCATCGTGCTCGACCCGCTGATCACCGCCGAGACCGCCGCCGCCGCGCTGGAGCTCTACCGCGAGCACCGGGGCGACCGGCCCGTCACGGGCATCATCTACACCCACTCCCACGTCGACCACTTCGGTGGCGTCAAGGGCGTCACCACCGCCGAGGACGTCGCCTCCGGCCGGGTCCCCGTCATCGCGCCCGAGGCGTTCACCGAGCACGCCGTCGCCGAGAACGTCTACGCGGGCACCGCGATGGCGCGCCGCGCCGGCTACATGTACGGCGCCGCGCTCGCCCGGGGCCCGCAGGGCCAGGTCGGTGCGGGGCTCGGCCAGACGACGTCGACCGGCGGCGCCGTCACGCTCATCGGCCCCACGATCTCCGTGTCCACCACGGGGCAGACCGAGACCGTCGACGGGGTCCGGATGACCTTCCAGATGGCGCCCGGCACCGAGGCTCCGTCGGAGATGCTCATCTACTTCCCGGACCACCACGCGCTGTGCACCGCCGAGGATGCCACCCACACGCTGCACAACCTGCTGACGCTGCGCGGCGCGGTCGTGCGGGACCCGCACATCTGGGCGTACTACCTCACCGAGACCATCGACCTGTTCGGCGCCGACCTCGACGTCGTCTTCGCCTCCCACCACTGGCCCACCTGGGGCCGCGAGCGGGCCGTGGAGTACCTGGGCCTGCAGCGCGACCTCTACGCCTACCTGCACGACCAGACCCTGCGCCTGCTCAACAAGGGCTGGACGGGCAGCGAGATCGCCGAGCACCTCCAGCTCCCGCCCGCCCTGGAGAACAGCTGGCACGCCCGCGGCTACTACGGCTCCGTCAGCCACAACATCAAGGCGATCTACCAGCGGTACATGGGCTGGTACGACGGCAACCCCGCTCACCTGTGGCAGCACCCGCCGGTCGAGCAGGGCAAGCGGTACGTCGAGTTCATGGGCGGCGCGGACGCCGTCGTGGAGAAGGCACGGGCGTCGTTCGACGCCGGCGACTTCCGCTGGGTGGCCGAGGTGGTCAGCCACGTCGTCTTCGCCGAGCCGGACCACGCCGCGGCCCGCGAGCTGCTCGCCGACACGTTCGAACAGCTCGGGTACGGCTCCGAGAACGGCACCTGGCGCTCGGTGTACCTGTCCGGCGCCACCGAGCTGCGGGACGGCGGCTTCGGCACCCCGACGGCGACGGCGTCGGCGGACATCGTGGCCAACCTGAGCCCCACGATGCTGTTCGACGCCATCGCGATCCAGGTCAACGGCCCGGAGGCCTGGGACGAGAAGCTCACCATCGACGTGGTGCTCACCGACTCCGGCGACCGCTACCGGCTGCGGCTCGCGAACGGCGTCCTCACCTACAGCGCCTCCGCGCAGCAGGGCGACGCCGACCTCACGCTGACGACCACGACGGGGTCCCTGCCCGCGCTCGCGCTCGGCGGCGTCGACCCTGCGGAGCTCTCCGACGCGGGCATCCAGGCCGACGGTGACCTGACCGCCCTGGCCCGGCTCGTCGCCGTGCTCGACCCCGGCGACCCGGACTTCGCCATCGTCACCCCCTGA
- a CDS encoding YidH family protein, translating into MTRERFPRWVYERGDEPDPRFSLANERTILAWLRTSLGLIAGGTALEALELPMEPHLRLAAAVVLLVAGAAVPVVAWIEWARTERAMREDGPLPGAMTGFVLVLTVSAVGVLALLALLLHDGG; encoded by the coding sequence ATGACCCGTGAGCGCTTCCCCCGCTGGGTGTACGAGCGGGGAGACGAGCCGGACCCGCGGTTCTCCCTGGCGAACGAGCGCACGATCCTGGCGTGGCTGCGCACGTCACTGGGGCTCATCGCGGGCGGCACCGCGCTGGAGGCGCTGGAGCTCCCCATGGAGCCGCACCTGCGGCTCGCGGCGGCCGTGGTGCTGCTGGTGGCGGGCGCCGCCGTGCCCGTCGTGGCGTGGATCGAGTGGGCGCGCACCGAGCGGGCGATGCGCGAGGACGGGCCGCTGCCGGGTGCGATGACCGGGTTCGTGCTGGTCCTGACGGTGTCGGCGGTCGGCGTGCTAGCGCTGCTCGCCCTGCTCCTGCACGACGGGGGCTGA
- a CDS encoding DUF202 domain-containing protein codes for MADVPDRRHPPVVGPERDPGLQAERTALAWRRTLLSFTAACGVAWQTLPGVDGPSALVWAAAVALVLTPPLWWFARRHAHHTHHHLSQEEVRLRHGRRVAVMCAGTALLGLAGLVAILVY; via the coding sequence GTGGCCGACGTGCCGGACCGCCGCCACCCGCCCGTCGTCGGGCCCGAACGGGACCCGGGGCTCCAGGCGGAACGCACCGCGCTGGCGTGGCGGCGCACCCTGCTGTCGTTCACGGCGGCCTGCGGCGTCGCCTGGCAGACCCTGCCCGGCGTGGACGGGCCGAGCGCGCTCGTGTGGGCCGCCGCCGTCGCGCTCGTGCTCACCCCGCCGCTGTGGTGGTTCGCCCGGCGGCACGCGCACCACACGCACCACCACCTGTCCCAGGAGGAGGTACGGCTGCGGCACGGCCGCCGGGTCGCGGTGATGTGCGCCGGGACGGCGCTGCTCGGGCTGGCCGGGCTCGTCGCGATCCTCGTCTACTGA
- a CDS encoding SulP family inorganic anion transporter encodes MARSGGSTDDDPARERGTADDATAGPRQGARRARPTPRDVVSGFVTGLFSIPEGMAYATVGGFSAPLGLWSGAVPTIVGSVFSRSVLMVTTLTSAIALSAGSILTDAGLDPGDLGSVAALTLVVGLWMVLLGVLRLGSVMSFVSTAVMTGFTAGIAVQIVAGVVGDATGYDPQSHNTVGKLVEAVAHVGEWDGPTVAVAAATVAVWAGLSLVPRLRKTATLGSLVVVTVVVAVAGFGVETVSDIAAIPRSLPPLTLPDLGALPDLAWGGLAIALIALAQAAGISAAVPNPDGSRADASKDFTAQGLANVAGGFFGALPTGGSLSRTGVATSGGAQTRWAGIFAGVWLVLLVLALGPLAGTIPMAVIGGLLLVIGGELVMGRRRDIVLVARTSWLSTAAMVVTFAATTQLPLQQAIFLGAGLSIVLFAVQAAQRGRVVELVATGDGDFTVADAPADLPSGRTTVLQYVGTGFFAEVNRVEQEWPHTARTHDAALVVSLRGAAGIPSTTFLKSLDRLLDRWHDHGVEVVLCGVPDELLDRFAAAGVTERVQDAVVGDAGGVLATVREAYDLAEHRRRAASAGTVADDV; translated from the coding sequence ATGGCGAGGTCCGGCGGGTCCACGGACGACGACCCGGCACGAGAGCGCGGGACGGCCGACGACGCGACGGCCGGCCCCCGCCAGGGGGCACGACGCGCTCGACCCACGCCCCGGGACGTCGTCTCCGGCTTCGTCACCGGGCTGTTCTCCATCCCCGAGGGCATGGCGTACGCGACGGTGGGCGGGTTCTCCGCGCCGCTCGGCCTGTGGTCGGGCGCGGTCCCGACGATCGTCGGGTCGGTCTTCTCCCGCAGCGTCCTCATGGTGACGACGCTGACGAGCGCGATCGCGCTCTCCGCGGGGAGCATCCTCACCGACGCCGGGCTCGACCCGGGCGACCTCGGCTCGGTCGCGGCCCTCACGCTCGTCGTGGGCCTGTGGATGGTGCTGCTCGGCGTGCTCCGGCTCGGGTCGGTGATGTCGTTCGTGTCGACCGCCGTGATGACGGGCTTCACGGCGGGCATCGCCGTGCAGATCGTCGCCGGCGTCGTCGGGGACGCGACCGGCTACGACCCGCAGTCCCACAACACCGTCGGCAAGCTCGTCGAGGCCGTCGCGCACGTCGGGGAGTGGGACGGCCCGACCGTCGCCGTCGCCGCCGCGACCGTGGCCGTGTGGGCCGGGCTGTCGCTCGTCCCACGGCTGCGCAAGACGGCGACCCTCGGCTCCCTCGTCGTGGTCACGGTCGTCGTCGCCGTGGCCGGGTTCGGCGTCGAGACGGTGAGCGACATCGCCGCGATCCCCCGGTCGCTGCCGCCCCTGACCCTGCCGGACCTCGGCGCGCTGCCCGACCTGGCGTGGGGCGGGCTCGCCATCGCGCTCATCGCGCTCGCCCAGGCGGCCGGCATCAGCGCCGCCGTCCCCAACCCCGACGGGTCCCGCGCCGACGCGTCGAAGGATTTCACCGCGCAGGGCCTGGCGAACGTCGCCGGCGGGTTCTTCGGCGCGCTGCCGACCGGCGGGTCGCTGTCCCGCACGGGGGTCGCCACCAGCGGCGGCGCGCAGACCCGGTGGGCGGGCATCTTCGCCGGCGTCTGGCTGGTGCTGCTCGTCCTCGCGCTCGGCCCGCTCGCCGGCACCATCCCGATGGCCGTCATCGGCGGCCTGCTGCTCGTCATCGGCGGCGAGCTCGTCATGGGCCGCCGCCGCGACATCGTGCTGGTGGCCCGCACGTCGTGGCTGTCCACCGCGGCGATGGTCGTGACGTTCGCCGCCACCACCCAGCTCCCCCTGCAGCAGGCGATCTTCCTCGGCGCCGGGCTGTCGATCGTGCTCTTCGCCGTGCAGGCCGCGCAGCGCGGCCGCGTCGTCGAGCTGGTCGCCACCGGCGACGGCGACTTCACCGTCGCCGACGCCCCCGCCGACCTGCCCAGCGGCCGCACCACCGTCCTGCAGTACGTCGGCACCGGGTTCTTCGCCGAGGTCAACCGGGTCGAGCAGGAGTGGCCGCACACCGCCCGCACGCACGACGCCGCGCTCGTCGTCTCCCTGCGCGGTGCCGCCGGCATCCCGTCGACGACGTTCCTCAAGTCCCTCGACCGGCTCCTGGACCGCTGGCACGACCACGGCGTCGAGGTCGTCCTCTGCGGAGTCCCCGACGAGCTGCTCGACCGCTTCGCGGCCGCCGGGGTGACCGAGCGCGTGCAGGACGCCGTCGTCGGCGACGCGGGCGGTGTGCTCGCCACCGTCCGTGAGGCGTACGACCTCGCCGAGCACCGCCGTCGGGCCGCGAGCGCCGGGACGGTGGCCGACGACGTCTGA